Proteins found in one Thermaerobacter subterraneus DSM 13965 genomic segment:
- the nadD gene encoding nicotinate-nucleotide adenylyltransferase, whose amino-acid sequence MARGLEEWLKPRRDGRPLQLGVLGGTFDPIHIGHLVAAEAARVHFRLDRVLFVPAGRPPHKDPAGVSDAEHRYRMTVLATAGNPHFYTTRLELDREGPSYTIDTLTQLSTMAGPGASLYFIAGADSVVTLPSWRGGLGLLDVCHLIVVTRPGLPGAVLQRFLDGLPAVRRARVHVLPIPEIGISSTELRERVAAGQSIRYLVPAAVEDYVEKYGLYRPAAAEPAARPAPAGGGPERGPAREAAQAREQAPPGTGPGGDAGVEGRARNAAGGPEGGGAARVWPPAGGNPAARPGSSGVAL is encoded by the coding sequence GTGGCCAGAGGGCTGGAGGAGTGGCTGAAGCCGCGCCGGGACGGCCGGCCGCTGCAGCTGGGGGTGCTCGGCGGGACCTTCGACCCCATTCACATCGGCCACCTGGTGGCAGCGGAAGCGGCGCGGGTCCACTTCCGCCTGGACCGGGTGCTGTTCGTGCCGGCGGGAAGGCCGCCCCACAAGGACCCGGCGGGCGTCAGTGACGCCGAGCACCGGTACCGCATGACGGTGCTGGCCACCGCCGGCAACCCCCACTTCTACACGACCCGGCTGGAACTGGACCGGGAGGGCCCTTCCTACACCATCGACACCCTGACCCAGCTGTCCACCATGGCGGGGCCGGGTGCATCCCTTTACTTCATCGCAGGGGCGGATTCGGTGGTGACCCTGCCGTCCTGGCGGGGCGGCCTCGGGCTGCTGGATGTCTGCCACCTGATCGTGGTGACGCGGCCGGGGCTGCCGGGCGCGGTGCTGCAGAGGTTTCTCGACGGGTTGCCGGCGGTCCGCCGCGCCCGGGTCCACGTCCTGCCCATCCCGGAGATCGGCATCTCGTCCACGGAGCTGCGCGAGCGGGTGGCCGCAGGGCAGTCCATCCGGTACCTGGTGCCGGCGGCGGTGGAGGACTACGTGGAAAAGTATGGGCTTTACCGCCCCGCGGCGGCGGAGCCCGCGGCCCGGCCCGCACCGGCCGGGGGCGGGCCGGAACGCGGGCCGGCAAGGGAGGCCGCCCAGGCCCGGGAGCAGGCGCCCCCGGGGACGGGGCCGGGGGGCGATGCGGGGGTCGAAGGCAGGGCGCGGAACGCGGCCGGCGGACCCGAAGGAGGAGGCGCTGCCAGGGTGTGGCCGCCCGCCGGCGGGAACCCGGCTGCGCGGCCGGGTTCGTCCGGCGTCGCCCTGTGA
- a CDS encoding ribosomal-processing cysteine protease Prp yields MIRAVFFRDGQGAITRFEITGHAGFADRGDDIVCAAVSALGQAAILGLEEVLHLVPEVELDEEGRLVCQLPGDVPADLQRAAQAILETARIGIQAIASDYDEYVRVEERSTGGR; encoded by the coding sequence GTGATCCGGGCCGTGTTCTTCCGCGATGGCCAGGGCGCCATCACGCGCTTCGAGATCACCGGTCATGCGGGGTTCGCTGACCGCGGGGACGACATCGTCTGTGCCGCCGTGTCGGCCCTGGGGCAGGCGGCCATTCTCGGCCTGGAGGAAGTGCTGCACCTGGTGCCTGAGGTCGAGTTGGACGAGGAAGGGCGGCTGGTCTGCCAGCTCCCTGGCGATGTGCCGGCGGACCTGCAGCGGGCGGCCCAGGCGATCCTGGAGACGGCCCGGATCGGGATCCAGGCCATCGCCAGCGACTACGACGAGTACGTGCGCGTGGAAGAACGGTCGACCGGAGGGAGGTGA
- the rplU gene encoding 50S ribosomal protein L21 — MYAIIETGGKQYRVQEGDVLRLEKLPVDENETVVFDRVLAVKQGDEFRLGTPVVEGARVTGHVLGHGRDRKIIVFKYRHKVNYRRKRGHRQPFTRVKIDRIEA, encoded by the coding sequence ATGTACGCCATCATCGAGACGGGGGGCAAGCAGTACCGGGTGCAGGAAGGGGACGTGCTGCGCCTGGAGAAGCTGCCCGTGGACGAGAACGAGACGGTGGTCTTCGACCGGGTGCTGGCCGTCAAGCAGGGGGACGAATTCCGCCTGGGCACGCCGGTGGTGGAGGGCGCGCGGGTCACGGGCCACGTGCTGGGCCACGGCCGCGACCGGAAGATCATCGTCTTCAAGTACCGGCACAAGGTGAACTACCGTCGCAAGCGGGGTCACCGCCAGCCCTTCACCCGGGTGAAGATCGACCGCATCGAGGCGTGA
- the leuS gene encoding leucine--tRNA ligase, protein MAFDDRYNFHAAEKKWRQRWAEEGLYHVEADPSRPKYYCLEMYPYPSGKLHMGHVRNYSIGDATARFYRMRGFNVLYPMGWDSFGLPAENAAIANQTHPARWTYANIAAMREQMQRLGLSYDWRREIACSHPGYYKWTQWLFLLLYKRGLVERKKAPVNWCPRCATVLANEQVEDGTCWRCGTPVEKRELEQWFFKITAYADRLLADLDLLEGWPERVKVMQRNWIGRSEGMELDFPIAGRDEKLTVFTTRHDTIYGATFMVLAPDHPLTLELARGTPQEEAVRAFVERVTRLTVRDRAEAVDAKEGVFTGAYAINPATGERIPIWTANYVLMDYGTGAIQAVPAHDERDFEFARQYGLPVRVVIQGEGVPAEGDRLEEAYTGPGRMIHSGPYDGMDSREAYRRMAEDFERQGIGRRTVNYRLRDWLISRQRYWGAPIPIVYCDACGVVPVPEEQLPVLLPDDVRFEVGASPLATSESFVRTTCPACGGPARRETDTMDTFVDSSWYYYRYTSPRDEHQPFDREKVFYWLPVDQYIGGIEHAVLHLLYSRFITKVLYDEGLVPSPEPFQRLLTQGMVIKDGAKMSKSKGNVVSPEDILEEYGADATRLFILFAAPPERDLEWSEHGIEGASRFVHRVWRLVAGCAGAIRGATGQVAAARDGAVAVPRPEVPQPPAGGRQAAAADAGVMPVTEGWGPEEHALWREVHRAIARVTADMAERMQYNTAVAALMELVNAIYGYRDRVEPAAQRADLLAAALDRLLRMLAPFTPYLAEEAWELLGWRETRGSVHRQPWPQWDPSVLEAGTVEIVVQVNGKVRDRLQVPAGLGEEDLRRQALASPRVREWIDGKTVARVVTVPGRLVNIVVR, encoded by the coding sequence ATGGCCTTCGACGACCGGTACAACTTCCATGCTGCGGAAAAGAAATGGCGGCAGCGTTGGGCCGAGGAAGGCCTCTACCACGTGGAGGCCGACCCGTCGCGCCCCAAGTACTACTGCCTGGAGATGTACCCCTACCCGTCGGGCAAGCTCCACATGGGCCACGTGCGCAACTACTCCATCGGGGACGCCACGGCCCGGTTCTACCGCATGCGCGGGTTCAACGTCCTCTACCCCATGGGGTGGGACTCCTTCGGGCTGCCGGCCGAGAACGCGGCCATCGCCAACCAGACCCACCCCGCCCGCTGGACCTACGCCAACATCGCCGCCATGCGGGAGCAGATGCAGCGCCTGGGCCTGAGCTACGACTGGCGGCGGGAGATCGCCTGCTCCCACCCGGGGTATTACAAGTGGACCCAGTGGCTGTTCCTGCTCCTCTACAAGCGGGGCCTGGTGGAGCGGAAGAAGGCGCCGGTGAACTGGTGCCCGCGCTGTGCCACGGTGCTGGCCAACGAGCAGGTGGAGGACGGGACCTGCTGGCGCTGCGGCACGCCGGTGGAAAAGCGCGAGCTGGAACAGTGGTTCTTCAAGATCACGGCCTATGCCGACCGGCTGCTGGCCGACCTGGACCTGCTGGAGGGCTGGCCGGAGCGGGTCAAGGTGATGCAGCGCAACTGGATCGGCCGCAGCGAGGGCATGGAGCTGGACTTCCCCATCGCCGGGCGGGATGAGAAGCTCACCGTCTTCACCACCCGCCACGACACGATCTACGGGGCGACCTTCATGGTGCTGGCCCCCGACCACCCCCTCACCCTGGAGCTCGCCCGCGGGACCCCGCAGGAAGAGGCGGTGCGCGCCTTCGTGGAAAGGGTGACGCGCCTGACGGTCCGGGACCGGGCCGAGGCGGTGGACGCCAAGGAGGGGGTCTTCACCGGCGCCTACGCCATCAACCCGGCCACGGGGGAACGGATCCCCATCTGGACGGCCAACTACGTGCTGATGGACTACGGCACCGGCGCGATCCAGGCGGTGCCGGCCCACGACGAGCGGGACTTCGAGTTCGCCCGCCAGTACGGCCTGCCCGTCCGGGTGGTGATCCAGGGCGAGGGCGTGCCGGCCGAGGGCGACCGGCTGGAGGAGGCCTACACCGGCCCGGGCCGCATGATCCATTCGGGCCCCTACGACGGCATGGACAGCCGGGAAGCCTACCGGCGCATGGCCGAGGATTTCGAGCGCCAGGGCATCGGCCGGCGGACGGTGAACTACCGGCTGCGCGATTGGCTGATCTCCCGGCAGCGCTACTGGGGTGCGCCCATTCCCATCGTCTACTGTGACGCTTGCGGCGTTGTGCCGGTGCCGGAAGAACAGCTGCCGGTCCTCCTGCCCGACGATGTGCGCTTCGAGGTGGGGGCCTCGCCCCTGGCCACCTCCGAGTCCTTCGTGCGCACCACCTGCCCGGCCTGCGGCGGCCCGGCCCGGCGGGAGACGGACACCATGGACACCTTCGTCGACTCGTCCTGGTACTACTACCGCTACACGTCGCCGCGGGACGAGCACCAGCCCTTCGACCGGGAGAAGGTGTTCTACTGGCTGCCCGTCGACCAGTACATCGGCGGCATCGAGCACGCCGTGCTGCACCTGCTCTATTCCCGGTTCATCACCAAGGTGCTCTACGACGAGGGCCTGGTGCCCAGCCCCGAGCCCTTCCAGCGCCTCCTGACCCAGGGCATGGTGATCAAGGACGGCGCCAAGATGTCCAAGTCCAAGGGCAACGTGGTCAGCCCCGAGGACATCCTGGAGGAGTACGGGGCCGACGCCACCCGCCTGTTCATCCTCTTCGCCGCGCCGCCCGAGCGCGACCTGGAGTGGTCGGAGCACGGCATCGAGGGCGCCAGCCGGTTCGTCCACCGGGTCTGGCGGCTGGTGGCGGGGTGCGCCGGTGCGATCCGTGGCGCTACGGGGCAGGTGGCGGCAGCCCGCGACGGGGCGGTGGCGGTCCCCCGGCCCGAGGTCCCGCAGCCGCCGGCCGGAGGCCGGCAGGCGGCCGCGGCAGATGCTGGCGTGATGCCCGTAACGGAAGGCTGGGGGCCGGAAGAACACGCCCTGTGGCGGGAGGTCCACCGCGCCATCGCCCGGGTGACCGCCGACATGGCCGAGCGCATGCAGTACAACACGGCGGTGGCCGCCCTGATGGAGCTGGTCAACGCCATCTACGGCTACCGGGACCGGGTCGAACCGGCGGCGCAGCGGGCCGACCTGCTGGCCGCGGCGCTGGACCGCCTCTTGCGCATGCTGGCGCCCTTTACCCCGTACCTGGCGGAAGAAGCCTGGGAACTGCTGGGCTGGCGGGAGACGCGGGGCAGCGTGCACCGGCAGCCCTGGCCCCAGTGGGATCCCTCGGTGCTGGAGGCCGGCACCGTGGAGATCGTGGTCCAGGTCAACGGCAAGGTGCGGGACCGGCTGCAGGTCCCGGCGGGCCTGGGCGAGGAAGATCTGCGCCGGCAGGCCCTGGCCAGCCCGCGGGTCCGGGAGTGGATTGACGGCAAGACCGTGGCGCGGGTGGTCACCGTGCCGGGTCGCCTGGTGAACATCGTGGTCCGCTAG
- the yqeK gene encoding bis(5'-nucleosyl)-tetraphosphatase (symmetrical) YqeK translates to MPGSLPERPGKVPQALPLQALSLEEALRRAQLKAQATLSPGRYRHVVRVVEMARRLAGHHATDPRPVELAAWIHDLARERPPGELLRLARQAGWEPDAAERADPILLHGPVAAWEAAQEGLTHDPEVLEAVRWHTTARPGLGRTGCLLFLADKLEPGRTYPGVEELRRLAFRDLDQAMAAVLDDLIRYCLDRGLWLPEATVAARNQWLRRGAGTAGGDAKS, encoded by the coding sequence ATGCCGGGATCGCTGCCGGAAAGGCCGGGAAAGGTGCCGCAAGCCTTGCCCTTGCAAGCCTTGTCCCTGGAAGAGGCGCTGCGCCGCGCCCAGTTGAAAGCGCAGGCCACCCTCAGCCCCGGCCGGTACCGGCACGTGGTGCGGGTGGTGGAGATGGCGCGCCGGCTGGCGGGACACCATGCCACTGATCCCCGGCCGGTGGAGCTGGCCGCCTGGATCCACGACCTGGCCCGGGAGCGCCCGCCTGGCGAATTGTTGCGCCTGGCCCGCCAGGCGGGATGGGAACCCGATGCGGCGGAGCGCGCCGACCCCATCCTGCTGCACGGCCCGGTGGCGGCATGGGAGGCGGCGCAGGAAGGTCTCACCCACGATCCCGAGGTCCTGGAAGCGGTCCGGTGGCACACCACGGCGCGCCCGGGCCTGGGCCGGACCGGTTGCCTGCTGTTCCTGGCGGACAAGTTGGAGCCCGGCCGCACGTACCCTGGTGTGGAGGAGCTGCGGCGCCTGGCCTTCCGCGACCTGGACCAGGCCATGGCCGCCGTCCTGGACGACCTGATCCGCTATTGCCTGGATCGCGGCCTGTGGCTGCCCGAGGCCACGGTGGCCGCCCGCAACCAGTGGCTGCGCCGCGGGGCGGGAACCGCAGGCGGAGACGCGAAGTCTTGA
- the obgE gene encoding GTPase ObgE, whose amino-acid sequence MTPLSDFVDEAEIYVEGGTGGNGAVSFRREKYVPRGGPDGGDGGRGGDVILVVDPALTTLADLRYRRHYRAGRGTHGEGGNRHGRRGEDLYVRVPPGTVVRDRDTGDVLADLADPGQQVVVARGGRGGRGNARFATPQRKAPRLAEKGEPGERRWLKLELRLLADVGLVGWPNAGKSSLLARISAARPKVAAYPFTTLAPNLGVVQRGPGRSFVVADIPGLIEGANQGVGLGHEFLRHIQRTRVLIYVVDAAATEGRDPRQDLATLRDELEAYEPALLDRPGVVAANKTDLPQAAQHLPALEEAARAAGLELVPISAATGEGVDRLLNRVEELLARAPVPAPLVAAGRKVYRPGPDPRRLEVRREPDGTWVVTSPLVERWVAMTDFDNDEAVRWLLRRLERLGAEQALRAAGAETGDTVRLGPMELVLGDEAGSVEPAGAGAGPNSSGPEAGGEGGAS is encoded by the coding sequence GTGACGCCCTTGTCCGATTTCGTCGACGAAGCGGAGATCTACGTGGAAGGCGGTACGGGTGGGAACGGGGCCGTCAGCTTCCGGCGGGAGAAGTATGTTCCCCGGGGAGGTCCCGACGGCGGTGACGGCGGCCGGGGCGGGGACGTGATCCTGGTGGTCGACCCGGCCCTCACCACCCTGGCCGACCTGCGTTACCGCCGGCACTACCGGGCGGGTCGCGGTACCCACGGGGAAGGTGGCAACCGGCACGGCCGCCGCGGCGAGGACCTTTACGTGCGGGTGCCGCCCGGTACGGTGGTCCGGGATCGGGACACAGGCGATGTGCTGGCCGACTTGGCCGACCCCGGCCAGCAGGTGGTGGTGGCCCGCGGCGGGCGCGGCGGCCGGGGCAACGCCCGCTTCGCCACCCCCCAGCGCAAGGCGCCGCGCCTGGCGGAGAAGGGAGAGCCGGGGGAGCGGCGCTGGCTCAAGCTGGAGCTACGGTTGCTGGCCGATGTGGGGCTGGTGGGCTGGCCGAACGCCGGCAAGTCGAGCCTGCTGGCCCGGATTTCCGCCGCCCGGCCCAAGGTGGCGGCCTATCCCTTCACCACCCTGGCGCCCAACCTGGGTGTGGTGCAGCGGGGGCCCGGGCGCAGCTTCGTGGTGGCGGACATCCCCGGCCTGATCGAGGGGGCCAACCAGGGCGTGGGCCTGGGACACGAGTTCCTCCGCCACATCCAGCGCACCCGGGTCCTGATCTATGTCGTCGACGCCGCGGCGACGGAAGGGCGCGATCCCCGGCAGGACCTGGCCACCTTGCGGGACGAACTGGAAGCATACGAACCTGCCCTGCTGGACCGGCCGGGGGTGGTGGCGGCCAACAAGACGGACCTGCCCCAGGCCGCCCAGCACCTGCCCGCCCTGGAAGAGGCGGCACGGGCGGCCGGCCTGGAGCTGGTTCCCATCTCCGCGGCCACGGGCGAAGGCGTGGACCGGCTGCTGAACCGGGTCGAAGAGCTGCTGGCCCGGGCCCCCGTGCCCGCACCCCTGGTGGCGGCCGGTCGCAAGGTGTACCGGCCGGGACCGGACCCGCGCCGGCTGGAGGTCCGCCGCGAGCCCGACGGAACCTGGGTCGTCACCAGCCCTCTGGTGGAGCGCTGGGTTGCCATGACGGACTTCGACAACGACGAAGCCGTCCGCTGGCTGCTGCGGCGCCTGGAGCGCCTGGGGGCCGAACAGGCCCTGCGCGCCGCGGGGGCCGAAACCGGCGACACCGTGCGGCTGGGACCCATGGAGCTGGTGCTGGGCGACGAGGCGGGTTCGGTGGAACCCGCCGGGGCCGGGGCGGGCCCGAACTCCTCGGGGCCGGAGGCCGGCGGCGAAGGCGGCGCCTCTTGA
- the rsfS gene encoding ribosome silencing factor, translated as MTSREKALAIARAAEAKKAGDVVVLDMEGITLIADYFVICHGQNAIHVRAIADGVEEDLAEKGQVPSHREGYDAARWVLVDFDDVVLHVFLAAEREYYALERLWGDARRLELEALPEG; from the coding sequence TTGACCAGCCGGGAAAAGGCGCTGGCCATCGCCCGCGCCGCCGAGGCGAAGAAGGCGGGCGACGTGGTGGTCCTGGACATGGAAGGGATCACCCTGATTGCCGACTACTTTGTGATCTGCCACGGCCAGAACGCCATCCACGTGCGGGCCATCGCGGACGGGGTCGAAGAGGATCTGGCCGAGAAGGGGCAGGTGCCCAGCCACCGGGAAGGGTATGATGCGGCCCGCTGGGTGCTGGTGGACTTCGACGACGTGGTGCTGCACGTGTTCCTGGCGGCCGAGCGGGAATATTACGCCCTCGAGCGCCTGTGGGGCGATGCGCGGCGCCTGGAGCTGGAGGCGCTGCCCGAGGGGTGA
- a CDS encoding LCP family protein gives MPLIGPVEQEPKRPRRRAARVLAVLAGVLLVAGVTGAFWLGSTLYGFFSHVQQVPQDADPGSQHAAAADRPLNILVLGVDAGAGAGEPSAPQRSDTIMVANVNPTTGRVGLLSIPRDTRVAIPGRPHPEKIAHAHAYGQAEGGPGAGAQRVEETVEDFLGIRIDYFVEIDFDAFRALVDAVGGVEVCIDKPMRYTARSQNLRIDLKPGCQVLDGEKALHYVRYRQDGDIFRIQRQQQFLRALADKVLSMQGVLKLPQLASTLGSQITTNMPASRMLGLAALLPRFDLDRLEMGILPGRPGYVDGLSYWLVDEAAARREAMKILAGVDVEANAQVRLEVLNGNGRRGAAGQAADLLRSLGFRVVTVGNAERFDFATTVVVVRPEDTAVADRLRQALAGSAVTVRVETAEDLPEGIDARIVVGADFTGTAAGTATAAAGREG, from the coding sequence ATGCCCTTGATTGGACCGGTGGAACAGGAGCCCAAGCGCCCGCGGCGCAGGGCGGCCCGCGTGCTGGCCGTACTGGCGGGTGTCCTGCTGGTGGCCGGCGTGACGGGCGCCTTCTGGCTGGGGTCGACCCTGTACGGGTTTTTCAGCCACGTGCAGCAGGTGCCACAGGACGCGGACCCGGGGTCCCAGCATGCAGCCGCCGCCGACCGTCCCCTGAACATCCTGGTGCTGGGGGTCGACGCCGGCGCGGGTGCGGGAGAGCCGTCGGCACCCCAGCGGTCGGACACCATCATGGTGGCCAACGTCAACCCCACCACGGGGCGGGTGGGCTTGCTGTCCATCCCCCGGGACACCCGGGTCGCCATCCCCGGCCGGCCGCACCCGGAGAAGATCGCCCATGCCCACGCCTACGGCCAGGCCGAAGGCGGTCCCGGCGCGGGAGCGCAGCGGGTGGAGGAAACCGTCGAAGACTTCCTCGGCATCCGGATCGACTACTTTGTGGAAATCGACTTCGACGCCTTCCGGGCCCTGGTGGATGCCGTGGGCGGCGTCGAGGTCTGCATCGACAAGCCCATGCGCTACACGGCGCGCAGCCAGAACCTGCGCATCGACCTGAAGCCGGGGTGCCAGGTGCTGGACGGCGAGAAGGCGCTGCACTACGTCCGCTACCGGCAGGACGGGGATATCTTCCGGATCCAGCGGCAGCAGCAGTTCCTCCGGGCGCTGGCGGACAAGGTGCTGAGCATGCAGGGGGTCCTGAAGCTGCCCCAGCTGGCCAGCACCCTGGGCAGCCAGATCACCACCAACATGCCCGCTTCCCGCATGCTGGGTCTGGCGGCCCTGCTGCCCCGGTTCGACCTGGACCGGCTGGAGATGGGCATCCTGCCGGGCCGGCCGGGCTATGTGGACGGCCTCAGCTACTGGCTGGTGGACGAAGCGGCCGCCCGCCGCGAGGCCATGAAGATCCTGGCGGGGGTCGACGTGGAGGCCAACGCCCAGGTGCGCCTCGAGGTGCTGAACGGGAACGGCCGGCGGGGCGCCGCGGGCCAGGCCGCCGACCTGTTGCGCAGCCTGGGTTTTCGCGTGGTGACCGTCGGCAACGCCGAGCGCTTCGACTTCGCCACCACGGTGGTGGTGGTTCGTCCCGAGGATACGGCGGTGGCGGACCGCCTGCGCCAGGCCCTGGCCGGATCGGCCGTGACGGTGCGGGTGGAAACGGCCGAGGACCTGCCGGAAGGCATCGACGCGCGCATCGTGGTGGGGGCGGACTTCACCGGCACGGCCGCAGGAACGGCGACGGCCGCGGCCGGCAGGGAGGGATGA
- a CDS encoding Rne/Rng family ribonuclease codes for MNKSILVTVEPDETRVAVLEDGRLVEIYHERPSTQRVAGNIYKGRVENVLPGMQAAFVNIGLERNAFLYVADAVPRGDEADDADDLPDDIRHAAITDILRPGQEIIVQITKEPTGTKGARVTRHLTLPGRLLVLMPGVNYVGVSRRIHDEKERQRLKQLAQELQPAGAGLIVRTAAEGRSEAELRGDVAYLTRLWADIQQRARRQRAPVLLYRDLGLVFRVVRDMLTPEVDQVLIDDPGEYRRVLDLMAAFATPLRDRVQLYQNREISLFEQFGVNEEIERALKRRVWLKSGGYLVIDQTEALTAIDVNTGKFVGSKNLADTVFRTNMEAAAEIARQLRLRDIGGIIVIDFIDMEEPAHRQRVVQELERHLARDHTKATVLGITALGLVEMTRKKGRRSLLEQLTRECPYCEGRGRVLSEESAARRVRREIKRILRHSPSEAILVEVHPSVASLLIGAGGANLRELERETGRSVFIRGREDVHLEAMHLVALGSREEVERQALPVHAGQRLELEVEERHASNQADGIARLEGYVIDIQGAGDRVGQRVVVEITRAYRTYARARVVS; via the coding sequence ATGAACAAGTCCATCCTGGTCACGGTGGAACCCGACGAGACGCGGGTCGCCGTGCTGGAAGACGGGCGGCTGGTGGAGATCTACCACGAGCGCCCCTCCACCCAGCGGGTCGCCGGAAACATTTACAAGGGGCGGGTCGAGAACGTCCTCCCCGGCATGCAGGCCGCCTTCGTCAACATCGGGCTCGAGCGCAACGCCTTCCTCTACGTCGCCGACGCCGTTCCCCGGGGCGACGAGGCCGACGACGCCGACGACCTTCCCGACGACATCCGCCACGCCGCCATCACCGACATCCTCCGCCCGGGCCAGGAGATCATCGTCCAGATCACCAAGGAGCCGACGGGCACCAAAGGGGCCCGGGTCACCCGCCACCTGACCCTGCCCGGGCGGCTCCTGGTGCTCATGCCCGGCGTGAACTACGTGGGCGTCTCCCGGCGCATCCACGACGAGAAGGAACGCCAGCGCCTGAAGCAGCTGGCCCAGGAACTGCAGCCCGCGGGTGCCGGGCTGATCGTCCGCACCGCCGCCGAGGGCCGCAGCGAGGCGGAGCTGCGTGGCGACGTGGCGTACCTGACCCGCCTGTGGGCGGACATCCAGCAGCGGGCCCGGCGACAGCGGGCGCCGGTGCTGCTCTACCGGGACCTGGGCCTGGTCTTCCGGGTGGTCCGGGACATGCTGACGCCGGAGGTCGACCAGGTGCTCATCGACGACCCCGGCGAGTACCGGCGGGTGCTGGACCTGATGGCCGCCTTCGCCACGCCGCTGCGGGACCGGGTCCAGCTCTACCAGAACCGCGAAATTAGCCTTTTCGAACAATTCGGGGTCAACGAGGAGATCGAGCGGGCCCTCAAGCGGCGGGTGTGGCTCAAGAGCGGCGGCTACCTGGTCATCGACCAGACCGAGGCGCTGACGGCCATCGACGTCAACACGGGCAAGTTCGTCGGCAGCAAGAACCTGGCCGACACGGTGTTCCGGACCAACATGGAGGCGGCGGCGGAGATCGCGCGCCAGCTGCGCCTGCGGGACATCGGGGGCATCATCGTCATCGACTTCATCGACATGGAAGAACCCGCCCACCGCCAGCGGGTCGTCCAGGAGCTGGAGCGGCACCTGGCCCGCGACCACACCAAGGCCACGGTGCTGGGCATCACGGCCCTGGGCCTGGTGGAGATGACCCGGAAGAAGGGACGGCGCAGCCTGCTGGAACAGCTGACCCGGGAATGCCCCTACTGCGAGGGGCGGGGCCGGGTGCTCAGCGAGGAGAGCGCGGCGCGCCGCGTGCGCCGCGAGATCAAGCGCATCCTGCGCCACTCGCCCAGCGAGGCCATCCTGGTGGAGGTGCACCCGTCGGTGGCATCGCTGCTCATCGGCGCCGGCGGGGCCAACCTGCGGGAGCTGGAACGGGAGACCGGGCGCAGCGTGTTCATCCGGGGCCGGGAAGACGTCCACCTGGAAGCCATGCACCTGGTGGCCCTGGGCAGCCGGGAGGAAGTGGAACGCCAGGCCCTGCCTGTGCACGCCGGCCAGCGCCTGGAGCTGGAGGTCGAGGAGCGCCATGCCAGCAACCAGGCCGACGGCATCGCGCGCCTGGAGGGGTACGTCATCGACATCCAGGGAGCGGGCGACCGGGTGGGGCAGCGGGTGGTGGTGGAGATCACCCGGGCCTACCGGACCTATGCCCGGGCCCGGGTGGTGTCCTGA
- the rpmA gene encoding 50S ribosomal protein L27, with product MRRINLQLFAHKKGGGSTRNGRDSNPKYLGVKRYEGQVVRAGTILVRQRGTRFHPGKHVGRGGDDTLFALIDGVVQFGTRGGRRVVNVMPLAAEEPAQVAAD from the coding sequence ATGCGCCGGATCAACCTGCAGCTGTTCGCCCACAAGAAGGGCGGCGGCAGCACCCGCAACGGCCGCGACAGCAACCCCAAGTACCTGGGCGTCAAGCGGTACGAGGGGCAGGTGGTGCGCGCGGGCACCATCCTGGTGCGGCAGCGCGGCACCCGGTTCCACCCCGGCAAGCACGTGGGCCGGGGCGGCGATGACACCCTGTTTGCTCTCATCGATGGCGTGGTCCAGTTCGGCACCCGGGGCGGCCGCCGGGTGGTCAACGTGATGCCGCTGGCGGCGGAAGAGCCCGCCCAGGTTGCTGCCGACTGA
- a CDS encoding Spo0B domain-containing protein, protein MTERDERAPGAAPLLSVDAGQLVSVVRAWRHGAVNRLQVALGWLQLGRPERAATALAEWCRQLEWEGAALRCWPVEAASCYLVWRARCEELGLEVAWRPPVPGSAPGTAAGQARGNGGLGRPARRDGTPAPAAPAKGPGQGNAAAAVEPALEAALEAALEAARQGPGQRIWLQWDGRQGWLRWGLEGGGPAAAAGSQGRSTG, encoded by the coding sequence ATGACGGAACGGGATGAAAGGGCCCCCGGCGCCGCCCCGCTGCTGAGCGTGGACGCCGGCCAGCTGGTGAGCGTGGTACGGGCCTGGCGTCACGGCGCAGTGAACCGGCTGCAGGTGGCGCTGGGATGGCTGCAGCTGGGGCGGCCGGAGCGGGCCGCTACGGCCCTTGCCGAGTGGTGCCGCCAGCTGGAGTGGGAGGGCGCCGCCCTGCGCTGCTGGCCGGTGGAGGCGGCCTCCTGCTACCTGGTGTGGCGGGCCCGCTGCGAGGAGCTGGGGCTGGAGGTGGCCTGGCGGCCGCCGGTCCCCGGTTCCGCCCCGGGCACGGCGGCCGGGCAAGCCCGCGGTAACGGGGGGCTGGGGCGGCCGGCCCGCCGGGACGGGACGCCCGCGCCGGCCGCGCCCGCAAAAGGACCGGGGCAGGGGAACGCCGCAGCCGCGGTGGAGCCTGCGCTGGAAGCGGCCCTGGAAGCAGCTCTGGAGGCAGCCCGGCAGGGGCCGGGCCAGCGCATCTGGCTGCAGTGGGACGGCCGGCAGGGCTGGTTGCGGTGGGGCCTGGAAGGCGGCGGCCCCGCTGCCGCCGCGGGGAGCCAGGGTCGCAGCACGGGGTGA